The following are encoded in a window of Geobacter metallireducens GS-15 genomic DNA:
- a CDS encoding DUF4388 domain-containing protein, with translation MSFTGDLEHLSIVDVIQLLHATRKSGALTVKGRKGESQLVFSDGYIISSNHYDNSLRIGNILVEAGVITAETLATALEEQRNAGANRRPLVATLIEGGRVRKEDAYRGLEALIELTVVEILTWKRGTFDLDVSNVTVSDEYRYFPENLHQEITLHAENVLMDALRIFDEKMRDGLLVVEEITDEPLPPETSAEEGGFVISADDLGLADVDKLEKSIPKVFAGLEDRTPHLKIQELGADLSDKEREELLAFLGSYSGMVEDREGTVPSVVFFSADELMAYCVTTACRKDGISVLATSDEQDLDPIIDQLLTKKALPVIVFDTPDSVGVQYSPHKLEGLRLLKQKAHPQIAMLQLVSPGDYVFTLDSLKEGARAVFPRPVREERGETFLEDTLRFLGALPAYLRAMGRDQGSTPAARIATSVAALRGLGEPPEIALSLLQSVAGELDRALTLIVRDTELIAERSIGIRGDRQDGASPPLRFTIPLAQPSLFTKVIEKRGAFFGKTDDEIVRGHLFAAIGAPLNPTVFLLPLESFGKTVSLIYGDFGQGEPAPVPVDFLEILAGEAGIVLENAVYRRKREKPHP, from the coding sequence ATGTCATTCACCGGAGACCTTGAACACCTTTCCATTGTTGACGTCATTCAACTGCTCCATGCGACCCGCAAGTCGGGCGCCCTGACGGTCAAGGGGCGCAAGGGTGAGAGCCAGCTCGTCTTCAGCGACGGCTACATCATCAGCTCGAACCATTACGACAACAGCCTCCGGATCGGCAACATCCTGGTGGAGGCCGGGGTCATCACCGCCGAAACCCTGGCGACGGCTTTGGAGGAGCAGCGGAACGCCGGAGCGAACCGCCGGCCCCTGGTGGCCACCCTGATCGAGGGGGGGCGGGTCCGGAAGGAGGATGCCTACCGGGGTCTGGAGGCCCTCATCGAGCTGACGGTGGTGGAGATCCTCACCTGGAAGCGGGGGACTTTCGACCTGGACGTCTCAAACGTCACGGTCTCCGACGAGTACCGCTATTTCCCCGAAAACCTCCACCAGGAAATCACTCTCCACGCCGAGAACGTCCTGATGGACGCCCTGCGGATTTTCGACGAAAAGATGCGCGACGGGCTTCTGGTGGTGGAAGAGATCACCGACGAGCCCCTGCCCCCAGAAACTTCCGCCGAGGAGGGCGGGTTCGTCATCTCCGCCGACGACCTGGGGCTGGCCGACGTGGACAAGCTGGAAAAGTCGATCCCCAAGGTCTTCGCGGGGCTGGAGGACCGCACTCCCCACCTGAAGATCCAGGAACTGGGCGCCGACCTCTCGGACAAGGAACGGGAGGAGCTCCTGGCATTCCTCGGCAGCTATTCCGGCATGGTGGAAGACCGGGAGGGGACCGTCCCGTCGGTGGTCTTTTTCAGCGCCGACGAACTCATGGCCTACTGCGTAACCACGGCCTGCCGAAAGGACGGAATCTCTGTTCTCGCCACCTCTGACGAACAGGACCTGGACCCGATCATCGACCAACTCCTGACGAAAAAGGCCCTCCCGGTCATCGTCTTCGACACCCCCGACAGCGTCGGCGTGCAGTATTCCCCCCACAAGCTGGAGGGGCTGCGGCTCCTGAAACAGAAGGCCCATCCCCAGATTGCCATGCTGCAGTTGGTCTCCCCGGGGGACTACGTCTTCACCCTCGACTCCCTCAAGGAAGGGGCCAGGGCCGTGTTCCCGCGCCCCGTGCGCGAGGAGCGGGGAGAGACCTTCCTGGAGGACACTCTCCGGTTCCTGGGAGCGCTTCCCGCCTACCTGCGGGCCATGGGGCGCGACCAGGGGAGTACGCCGGCCGCCAGGATCGCCACCAGCGTCGCTGCGCTGCGGGGGCTGGGGGAGCCCCCGGAGATCGCCCTCTCCCTGCTGCAGTCGGTGGCGGGAGAACTCGACCGGGCCCTCACCCTCATCGTCCGCGATACGGAACTGATTGCCGAGCGCTCCATCGGGATCCGCGGCGACCGGCAAGACGGCGCCAGCCCGCCGCTCCGGTTCACGATTCCCCTGGCTCAGCCGTCGCTTTTTACCAAGGTCATTGAAAAAAGAGGTGCATTTTTCGGAAAAACTGACGATGAGATAGTGCGGGGACATCTTTTCGCCGCCATCGGGGCACCGCTTAACCCCACGGTCTTTCTCCTTCCCCTCGAGAGCTTCGGCAAGACCGTCTCCCTCATTTACGGGGACTTCGGCCAAGGGGAGCCGGCCCCGGTCCCGGTGGATTTCCTGGAAATCCTGGCCGGGGAGGCAGGGATCGTGCTGGAAAACGCCGTCTACCGCCGAAAGCGTGAAAAGCCGCACCCCTGA
- the msrA gene encoding peptide-methionine (S)-S-oxide reductase MsrA, with protein MDETPELEKATFGAGCFWHVEAEFRRVSGVVATHAGYMGGWKDHPTYEEVCSKETGHAEVVEVVYDPARVSYDELLRIFWTIHDPTQLNRQGPDIGTNYRSVIFFHTPEQEQAARLSMEKEGGSGRYSRPIVTEIASASAFWWAEEYHQQYLEKRGGGSCNW; from the coding sequence ATGGACGAAACACCAGAACTTGAAAAGGCAACCTTCGGTGCCGGGTGCTTCTGGCACGTGGAGGCCGAATTCCGGCGGGTGTCGGGGGTGGTAGCCACTCACGCCGGGTACATGGGGGGATGGAAGGACCATCCCACCTACGAGGAGGTCTGCTCCAAGGAAACGGGGCATGCGGAGGTGGTGGAGGTGGTCTACGATCCCGCGCGGGTCTCCTATGACGAGCTTCTCCGGATTTTCTGGACAATCCACGATCCAACCCAGCTGAACCGCCAGGGGCCGGATATCGGTACCAACTACCGCTCGGTCATCTTTTTTCATACCCCGGAGCAGGAGCAGGCCGCCCGGCTCTCGATGGAGAAAGAAGGGGGTTCCGGCCGCTACTCCCGGCCAATCGTTACCGAAATTGCTTCCGCCTCCGCCTTCTGGTGGGCCGAGGAGTACCATCAGCAGTACCTGGAGAAGCGCGGCGGCGGAAGCTGCAACTGGTGA
- a CDS encoding YceH family protein produces METVLNSCEIRVLGCLVEKELATPEYYPLTLNALTAACNQKSNRDPVMALEDADVVRALDSLRMKGFARQSAEGVRAMKYCHCLAEKFLLEPPDLAVLAELLVRGPQTVGELRTRAERMRPFADLAAVEEVLRMLMEREEPLVTRLPRQPGRKEQRYAHLLAGAPEAEGEESMAPPEGARLQVRAENERVARLEEEVTALRAEVAELRRMMEEFRSQFE; encoded by the coding sequence ATGGAAACCGTCCTGAATTCCTGCGAAATCCGCGTTCTCGGTTGCCTCGTCGAGAAGGAGCTGGCAACCCCCGAGTACTATCCCCTCACCCTCAACGCCCTGACGGCGGCCTGCAACCAGAAGTCGAACCGGGATCCGGTCATGGCCCTGGAGGATGCCGACGTGGTCCGGGCCCTGGACTCGCTCCGCATGAAGGGATTCGCCCGGCAGTCGGCCGAGGGGGTGCGGGCCATGAAATACTGCCACTGCCTGGCCGAGAAGTTCCTCCTGGAGCCCCCGGATCTTGCGGTCCTGGCGGAGCTCCTCGTGCGGGGACCCCAGACCGTTGGGGAACTCCGGACCCGGGCCGAGCGGATGCGCCCCTTTGCCGACCTGGCGGCGGTGGAGGAAGTCCTGCGGATGCTCATGGAGCGGGAGGAGCCCCTCGTCACCCGACTTCCCCGCCAGCCGGGGCGCAAGGAACAGCGCTATGCGCACCTCTTGGCGGGAGCGCCCGAGGCGGAGGGAGAGGAGAGCATGGCCCCCCCCGAGGGGGCGCGGCTTCAGGTGCGGGCCGAGAACGAGCGGGTGGCGAGGCTGGAGGAGGAGGTGACGGCGCTGCGGGCCGAAGTGGCCGAGCTGCGCCGGATGATGGAGGAGTTCCGGTCCCAGTTCGAGTAA
- a CDS encoding alpha/beta fold hydrolase, protein MNTIINGITLAYDDHGSGPAVVLVHGFPLCRRMWHPQIKAVTDAGFRLVTLDLRGFGESDAPEGPYSMELFADDVAGLLDYLGINRAVVGGMSMGGYVLFNLVERHAGRLAGAVFITTRATADDEAAKARRLQLAQETMKFGPQIIADAFVPLLFAEESLTGRPKLVEEVGGWIVGTDSRGLAGGLLAMRERKDYSGLLGTVGIPSLAIGAEGDRAAPPETARAIAAGIPGCRLEIVTEAGHMANLEHPGAFNDALVGFLKGLGAW, encoded by the coding sequence ATGAACACAATCATCAACGGCATCACCCTGGCCTACGACGACCATGGCAGCGGACCGGCAGTGGTTCTTGTCCACGGTTTTCCCCTCTGCCGCCGCATGTGGCACCCCCAGATCAAGGCGGTGACCGACGCGGGCTTTCGGCTCGTGACCCTGGATCTGCGGGGATTCGGCGAAAGTGATGCCCCTGAAGGCCCCTATTCCATGGAGCTCTTTGCCGATGACGTGGCGGGGCTCCTGGACTACCTGGGGATCAATCGGGCGGTGGTGGGAGGGATGTCCATGGGGGGATACGTCCTTTTCAACCTCGTGGAGCGCCATGCCGGAAGGCTCGCGGGGGCCGTCTTCATCACTACCCGCGCCACGGCCGACGACGAAGCGGCGAAGGCCCGCCGGCTCCAGTTGGCCCAGGAAACCATGAAATTCGGCCCCCAGATCATCGCCGATGCCTTCGTGCCGCTTCTCTTCGCCGAGGAGTCCCTCACCGGGCGGCCGAAACTGGTGGAGGAGGTTGGGGGGTGGATCGTGGGGACCGACTCGCGGGGGCTTGCGGGGGGGCTCCTCGCCATGCGGGAGCGGAAGGACTACAGCGGACTGCTGGGCACCGTCGGGATACCGTCCCTGGCCATAGGGGCCGAGGGGGACCGGGCCGCGCCCCCGGAGACCGCCCGGGCCATAGCCGCCGGCATCCCCGGCTGCCGGCTCGAAATCGTAACCGAGGCGGGGCACATGGCCAATCTGGAGCACCCTGGGGCCTTCAACGATGCCCTGGTGGGGTTCCTGAAGGGGCTGGGGGCGTGGTGA
- a CDS encoding NUDIX hydrolase: MTSAAVALILREGREGLEVLFIERASHDGDPWSGDLGFPGGKIEPGDAGPRGAAERETREELGIDLATAHYLGRLADVAGAHLPIRVSCFVYGLIGNPPLTPGGEVRDAFWVSLTDLCDPDRHKDATVRFGGETFERPAIILPAEGKPALWGITYRLVMQFLALVTGEGVP, from the coding sequence ATGACGTCCGCCGCCGTGGCGCTCATCCTCCGGGAGGGGAGGGAGGGGCTTGAAGTACTCTTCATAGAGCGGGCCTCCCATGACGGTGACCCGTGGTCCGGCGACCTGGGGTTTCCCGGGGGTAAAATCGAGCCGGGTGACGCCGGACCCCGGGGTGCCGCGGAGAGGGAGACCCGGGAGGAACTCGGCATCGATCTCGCCACCGCCCATTATCTGGGGCGCCTGGCCGACGTCGCGGGGGCCCACCTGCCAATCCGGGTATCATGTTTCGTCTATGGTTTGATCGGGAATCCCCCCTTGACGCCGGGGGGGGAGGTGAGGGACGCTTTCTGGGTCTCCCTTACCGATCTTTGCGATCCGGACCGCCACAAGGACGCCACGGTTCGCTTCGGTGGCGAAACCTTCGAGCGGCCGGCCATAATCCTTCCGGCGGAGGGGAAACCGGCCCTCTGGGGGATCACCTACCGGCTGGTCATGCAGTTCCTTGCGCTCGTGACCGGAGAGGGCGTCCCGTAG
- a CDS encoding tRNA dihydrouridine synthase, whose product MHDTTPSPVTTPRTPLPWPTGHTPLMLAPMQGLTNRALRALFINWVRPDVVFTEFMRVNPGGARQPIRAGDLREVAAVEGGVPLVVQLIGHDHKALVAAARTAQEAGAVHINLNLGCPYGRMTSGLTGGGMLHRPEALEELIPALRRAIAGTFSVKVRAGYDDSGQIMTLLPLFEEAGVDFLVLHPRTVVQEYTGHADHAVTAEVVRQTRLPVIANGDVRSAADGLRVLRKTGATGLMLGRGAIADPLLFQRLRGKAPAEPTGEERVAMLKRYLGELLEGYGEIFCGDTQILGKIKGVMATMDDPFLAKGLKQLKKARTVAAFASTLRDIQ is encoded by the coding sequence ATGCACGACACAACTCCATCACCCGTTACAACTCCACGCACTCCCCTCCCCTGGCCGACCGGCCACACCCCCCTGATGCTGGCCCCCATGCAGGGGCTGACGAACCGCGCCCTGCGTGCCCTGTTCATCAACTGGGTACGGCCCGATGTGGTCTTTACCGAGTTCATGCGGGTCAATCCCGGCGGAGCGCGGCAGCCGATCAGGGCGGGGGATCTGCGGGAGGTGGCCGCCGTGGAGGGGGGCGTCCCCCTGGTGGTACAGCTCATCGGTCACGACCATAAAGCCCTGGTGGCCGCTGCCCGGACGGCTCAGGAGGCCGGGGCAGTCCACATCAACCTTAATCTCGGCTGTCCCTACGGACGGATGACTTCCGGCCTCACCGGCGGAGGGATGCTGCACCGCCCCGAGGCCCTGGAAGAGCTCATCCCAGCCCTGCGGAGGGCCATTGCGGGGACATTTTCCGTCAAGGTCAGGGCAGGCTACGACGACTCCGGGCAGATAATGACCCTCCTCCCCCTGTTCGAGGAGGCGGGGGTCGACTTCCTGGTGCTCCATCCCCGGACGGTTGTGCAGGAATACACCGGCCACGCCGACCATGCCGTTACCGCCGAGGTGGTGCGGCAGACCCGGCTCCCGGTCATCGCCAACGGCGACGTCCGGAGCGCCGCCGACGGTCTGCGGGTCCTGCGGAAAACGGGGGCGACGGGACTCATGCTGGGGAGGGGAGCCATCGCCGACCCCCTGCTGTTCCAGCGGCTCAGGGGCAAGGCGCCGGCCGAACCGACCGGTGAGGAACGGGTGGCAATGCTCAAGCGTTATCTGGGGGAGTTGCTGGAGGGATACGGCGAAATCTTCTGCGGCGACACGCAGATTCTGGGGAAGATCAAGGGAGTCATGGCCACCATGGACGATCCCTTCCTGGCAAAGGGGCTCAAACAGCTCAAGAAAGCGCGGACTGTCGCGGCCTTCGCCTCCACCCTGAGAGACATCCAATGA
- a CDS encoding PilZ domain-containing protein: MGQFERRRHPRVPFSAPAFLEKDSRITYGEVRDISHHGLFLSMRGDCEPGKEALVSIYFLSGTSTLTITMPGRIVRTASNGIGFASPHLDPLQILSYESVFSFGYDPPQLMEEFLAHADTLAPGKEGITT; this comes from the coding sequence ATGGGACAGTTCGAACGGCGGCGGCATCCCCGGGTCCCCTTTTCGGCACCGGCATTCCTGGAGAAGGATTCGCGGATCACTTACGGCGAGGTGCGGGACATCAGCCATCACGGCCTCTTCCTGTCCATGCGGGGAGACTGTGAACCGGGCAAAGAGGCCCTCGTCTCCATCTACTTTCTCAGTGGCACCTCCACCCTCACCATCACCATGCCGGGCCGGATCGTCCGCACCGCCTCCAACGGTATCGGCTTCGCCTCACCCCATCTGGACCCGCTCCAAATCCTCAGCTACGAATCGGTCTTTTCCTTCGGCTACGACCCTCCGCAACTCATGGAAGAATTCCTCGCCCACGCCGACACCCTTGCCCCGGGCAAGGAGGGGATCACCACGTAA
- a CDS encoding FKBP-type peptidyl-prolyl cis-trans isomerase: MKQAQKGDRVKIDFTGKLEDGTVFDSTREVECCESDDCGCESDHGCDDDDCSCEAGPMEITIGGGEFFEQVEEALIGMAPGEKKTVTIPAEDAFGEYDEEKVFTVPKSDLPADLVPEVGLELVLANDDEEEIGVAVVEVTADSVTFDANHPLAGEDLTYEFELVEIL, encoded by the coding sequence ATGAAACAGGCACAGAAGGGCGACCGGGTCAAAATAGACTTTACCGGCAAGCTTGAAGATGGAACGGTTTTCGACAGCACCCGTGAAGTGGAATGCTGCGAGAGCGATGATTGCGGCTGCGAATCAGACCACGGCTGCGATGACGACGACTGCAGCTGCGAGGCGGGCCCCATGGAGATCACCATCGGCGGAGGGGAGTTCTTCGAGCAGGTGGAGGAGGCCCTGATCGGCATGGCCCCCGGCGAGAAGAAGACCGTCACGATCCCCGCAGAGGACGCCTTCGGCGAGTACGACGAGGAAAAGGTCTTCACGGTCCCCAAGAGCGACCTCCCGGCGGACCTGGTTCCCGAGGTGGGGCTGGAGTTGGTGCTCGCCAACGACGACGAAGAGGAGATCGGGGTGGCCGTGGTTGAAGTGACCGCCGACAGCGTAACCTTCGACGCCAACCATCCCCTGGCAGGCGAAGATCTTACCTACGAATTCGAGCTGGTGGAGATCCTCTAG
- a CDS encoding PLP-dependent cysteine synthase family protein, translated as MEHTPFSLSGSIGSTPLVEIRKLNPNPKVRILAKLEGNNVGGSVKDRPALYMLAKAEAAGELSPERTILEPTSGNTGIAIAMLGAAKGYRVKLVMPACVSLERRAVLEAYGAELVLSPAEEATDGAIRLAHRILDEEPDRYYMPNQYANPNNPLAHYETTGPEIYRGTDGTVDFFVAGMGTGGTLMGVSRYFRETKPSVRIVGVEPRLGHKVQGLKNMQEAIVPAIYNPAALDLKLTVQDEPAFDTARDLAVREGLFVGMSSGAAMAGAIRVAKDAPAGSTIVVLLPDRGDRYLSTVLFRSVCGKCPP; from the coding sequence ATGGAACATACCCCCTTTTCCCTGTCAGGGAGCATCGGCTCCACCCCCCTCGTGGAGATCAGAAAGCTGAACCCCAACCCGAAGGTGAGAATTCTCGCCAAGCTTGAGGGGAATAATGTGGGGGGCTCGGTCAAGGACCGCCCCGCCCTCTACATGCTTGCCAAGGCCGAGGCTGCCGGGGAACTGTCCCCTGAGAGGACGATCCTGGAGCCCACCTCGGGAAACACCGGCATCGCCATCGCCATGCTCGGCGCGGCCAAGGGGTACCGGGTGAAGCTCGTCATGCCTGCCTGCGTGAGCCTTGAGCGGCGGGCGGTGCTGGAGGCCTACGGCGCCGAACTGGTTCTCTCTCCGGCAGAGGAGGCCACTGACGGCGCCATCCGCCTGGCGCACCGGATTCTCGACGAAGAACCCGACCGCTACTACATGCCCAACCAGTATGCCAACCCCAACAACCCCCTCGCCCACTACGAGACCACCGGTCCGGAGATTTACCGCGGCACCGACGGCACCGTCGACTTTTTCGTGGCCGGGATGGGGACCGGCGGAACCCTCATGGGGGTAAGCCGCTACTTTCGGGAAACCAAGCCGTCCGTGCGCATCGTCGGCGTGGAGCCCCGGCTCGGCCACAAGGTCCAGGGGCTCAAGAACATGCAGGAAGCCATCGTCCCAGCCATCTACAACCCCGCTGCCCTCGACCTGAAGCTCACCGTCCAGGACGAGCCCGCCTTCGATACGGCGCGGGATCTGGCCGTCCGCGAGGGGCTCTTCGTGGGGATGTCCAGCGGCGCGGCCATGGCTGGCGCCATCCGGGTGGCCAAGGATGCCCCGGCCGGAAGCACCATCGTCGTCCTTCTCCCCGACAGAGGGGACCGTTACCTCAGCACGGTGCTCTTCCGGTCCGTCTGCGGCAAATGCCCCCCCTAA
- a CDS encoding MFS transporter — protein sequence MSNTSRIRRQRWVIFSVLALMYILVYFYRVSLAVVAGDISRELRLTPQQLGSLSGILFYVYAVAQLPLGPMIDRLGSRLVISGCGVLTTIGGLLFSQADTLAMAMAARVFIGIGTASVLMATFTIFSHWFSKQEFGRVSGFMVAIGNLGNLSATAPLALAVAAIGWRSSFLVIGILQAVVTVLVFSMVKDRPPVADPGDAADAARPAGMLDAWGEIFSNPHFWLLGGVSFFWYGNYLALQGLWGGPYLMEVMRLSRAATGQMLMFTSLGFISGSMVVDTVARRLFRSYKKTLLAGQIVLLILMSGFLGTAETLPRPLLALLFFAIGLAVSSGVMIYPIIRSMFSVRIVGTALTSLNFFVLMGAAMTQQIMGVIVGSYGRGAAGASPSAYHAAFLFPVAGLAVAIVAYFFARDYSEKG from the coding sequence ATGAGCAATACCAGCCGTATCCGCCGCCAGCGCTGGGTGATCTTCTCGGTGCTGGCGCTCATGTATATTCTCGTCTATTTCTACCGGGTCTCCCTGGCGGTGGTGGCAGGGGACATCTCCCGGGAACTGCGGCTCACCCCCCAGCAACTGGGCTCCCTCTCGGGGATCCTCTTCTACGTCTATGCCGTGGCCCAGCTCCCCCTGGGCCCCATGATCGACCGGCTGGGGAGCCGGCTCGTCATCAGCGGCTGCGGCGTGCTGACCACCATCGGCGGCCTCCTCTTCTCCCAGGCGGACACCCTCGCCATGGCCATGGCGGCCCGGGTGTTCATCGGCATTGGCACCGCGTCGGTGCTCATGGCCACCTTCACCATCTTCAGCCACTGGTTTTCCAAGCAGGAATTCGGCCGGGTCTCCGGCTTCATGGTGGCCATCGGGAACCTGGGAAACCTCTCGGCCACGGCCCCTCTGGCCCTGGCGGTGGCCGCCATCGGCTGGCGCTCCTCGTTCCTGGTAATCGGCATCCTCCAGGCGGTGGTGACGGTACTGGTTTTTAGCATGGTAAAGGATCGCCCGCCGGTGGCGGACCCCGGAGACGCCGCCGACGCCGCCAGACCCGCCGGCATGCTGGATGCCTGGGGAGAGATCTTCTCCAACCCCCATTTCTGGCTCCTGGGAGGGGTCTCCTTCTTCTGGTACGGCAATTACCTGGCCCTCCAGGGGCTGTGGGGCGGCCCCTACCTCATGGAGGTGATGCGCCTCTCCCGGGCCGCCACCGGCCAGATGCTCATGTTCACCTCCCTGGGGTTCATCTCCGGGAGCATGGTGGTCGACACCGTGGCCCGCCGGCTCTTCCGCTCCTACAAGAAAACCCTTCTGGCAGGGCAGATAGTGCTTCTCATTCTCATGTCCGGCTTTCTCGGTACGGCCGAGACGCTTCCCCGCCCGCTCCTGGCGCTCCTCTTCTTCGCCATCGGCCTGGCCGTCTCCAGCGGAGTCATGATCTACCCTATCATCCGCTCCATGTTCTCCGTGCGGATCGTGGGGACGGCCCTCACCTCCCTCAACTTCTTCGTTCTCATGGGGGCGGCGATGACCCAGCAGATCATGGGGGTGATTGTCGGTTCCTACGGGCGCGGTGCTGCGGGCGCATCTCCCTCTGCCTACCATGCCGCCTTCCTCTTCCCCGTGGCGGGTCTGGCCGTTGCCATCGTAGCGTATTTTTTTGCGCGGGATTATTCGGAGAAGGGGTAA
- a CDS encoding tRNA pseudouridine(65) synthase TruC → MEILYRDEHLVAVHKPLGLLVHRSPIDRHETRFALQEVRDLLGRRVYPVHRLDKPTSGVLLFALDPAFARGLVGAFASGSVTKTYLAVVRGTMPEEGVIDHPLAEEPDRFEQGRGNAGERAPQSAVTGYRRLADVELPVAVGRYPTSRYSLVSLSPRTGRRHQLRRHLKHLFHPIVGDTKYGEGRHNRFFREELLTVRMLLHAVELTVPHPATGAPLTVCAPVEGAFAALLARFGWLSAVPSRWLGPQGKSMAGEEMQTRQRISPVLPLL, encoded by the coding sequence GTGGAAATCCTTTACCGCGACGAGCATCTCGTGGCAGTCCACAAACCGCTGGGACTACTCGTCCACCGCTCGCCCATAGACCGGCACGAGACCCGGTTTGCCCTCCAGGAAGTGCGTGACCTTCTGGGGCGGCGCGTCTATCCGGTTCACCGACTCGACAAACCCACCTCAGGTGTCCTCCTCTTCGCCCTCGATCCAGCTTTCGCCCGGGGCCTCGTCGGCGCCTTCGCGTCCGGGAGCGTGACCAAGACGTATCTGGCGGTGGTTCGGGGAACCATGCCGGAGGAAGGGGTGATTGACCATCCCCTGGCAGAGGAGCCCGATCGTTTCGAGCAGGGACGGGGGAATGCCGGAGAGAGGGCGCCCCAGTCGGCAGTGACCGGCTATCGACGCTTGGCAGACGTGGAGCTTCCTGTTGCCGTTGGACGCTATCCCACGAGTCGCTATTCGCTGGTGTCGCTCTCGCCGCGCACGGGTCGCCGTCATCAGCTTCGCCGCCACCTCAAGCACCTCTTCCACCCCATCGTTGGCGATACGAAATACGGCGAAGGGCGCCACAACCGGTTCTTTCGGGAAGAGCTTCTGACGGTACGCATGCTTCTGCACGCCGTTGAGCTTACCGTTCCTCACCCGGCAACCGGTGCGCCGCTGACGGTCTGTGCCCCGGTCGAGGGGGCTTTTGCAGCTCTCCTCGCCCGGTTCGGCTGGCTCTCTGCCGTTCCTTCCCGTTGGCTCGGCCCCCAGGGAAAAAGCATGGCTGGGGAGGAGATGCAAACGAGACAGCGGATTTCTCCTGTGCTACCTTTGTTGTAG
- a CDS encoding type IV pilus twitching motility protein PilT, translating to MDMNLLNQILGIAFEKRVSDLHFEVDNPPFFRAKGQLLRSKLPRLTPQDTEFIAKTVLEQNRRTFPDNLRELDASYSLPNGGRFRVSIFRQRGAIGIVMRVIPPHVGSFEELNLPPVLGEIAKAPNGLVLVTGPTGNGKSTTLASMLRHLNETCSFNIITIEDPIEFLFTSDRSCIIQREVGIDTENFSAALRSALRMDPDVIMVGEMRDLETIDSCIKAAETGHLVFSTLHTQSAVSTINRLIGHFPPDAQEVLRQRLADILVATVSLRLIKDKSGENILPVVEIMRATTTIQACIREGRLDEIEKHIENGRSLYHMQTLDQHLLELCEKEIITFDQAKQITRSMDLERKLAFTE from the coding sequence ATGGATATGAACCTTCTGAACCAGATACTGGGTATCGCCTTCGAGAAGCGGGTGTCGGATCTCCATTTCGAGGTGGACAATCCCCCCTTCTTCCGGGCCAAGGGGCAACTGCTCCGCTCCAAGCTCCCCCGGCTGACCCCCCAGGACACGGAATTCATCGCCAAAACCGTCCTGGAGCAGAACCGGCGCACTTTCCCCGACAATCTGCGGGAATTGGACGCCTCTTATTCCCTCCCCAACGGCGGCCGCTTCCGGGTCAGCATCTTCCGCCAGCGGGGGGCCATCGGCATCGTCATGCGGGTGATCCCTCCCCATGTGGGGAGCTTCGAGGAACTGAACCTGCCGCCGGTCCTAGGGGAGATCGCCAAGGCCCCCAACGGGCTCGTGCTGGTCACCGGTCCCACCGGCAACGGCAAGTCCACGACCCTTGCCTCCATGCTCCGCCACCTGAACGAGACGTGCTCCTTCAACATCATCACCATCGAGGATCCCATCGAATTCCTCTTCACCTCTGACCGGAGCTGCATCATCCAGCGGGAGGTGGGGATCGACACGGAAAACTTCAGCGCGGCGCTTCGCTCGGCGCTGCGGATGGACCCCGACGTCATCATGGTGGGGGAGATGCGGGACCTGGAGACCATCGACTCCTGCATCAAGGCGGCGGAAACGGGGCACCTGGTCTTCTCCACCCTCCACACCCAGAGCGCCGTCTCCACCATCAACCGGCTCATCGGCCACTTCCCCCCCGACGCCCAGGAGGTCCTGCGCCAGCGCCTGGCCGACATCCTGGTGGCCACGGTGTCGTTGCGGCTCATCAAGGACAAGAGCGGCGAGAACATCCTCCCGGTGGTGGAGATCATGCGGGCCACCACCACCATCCAGGCATGCATCCGCGAGGGGCGCCTCGACGAGATCGAGAAGCACATCGAGAACGGCCGTTCCCTCTACCACATGCAGACCCTGGACCAGCACCTCCTGGAGCTCTGCGAGAAGGAGATCATCACCTTCGATCAGGCCAAGCAGATCACCCGCTCCATGGACCTGGAACGGAAACTGGCCTTCACCGAATGA